Genomic DNA from Solanum dulcamara chromosome 4, daSolDulc1.2, whole genome shotgun sequence:
ATGAGCTTtccttaacaacaacaacaacaacatacccaatgtaattccacaagtggggtatGGGGAGGATGAGATGTACGTataccttacccctacctttgtaGAGTAGAGAGGTTATTTCCGATAGACCTCTACTTAAAAGGGAAGTTATTCATAGAAGGATTGCAAGAATGTGCCTTTTCACATCTTTAACCAGTATATCACTAGGAAATATTTCCAAGATGAGAGTATCTTTCATAGACTAATGCTAATTTCATGTCCTCCGATCTCATTTCTCTAGTCTGCAAAATGCTTtacctttttcattttctaAAATGACTTTGTTTCAGTATCCTATTGGAAAACTCTTTGCCGCAAATAGTGGTCTTAAATTTTACATCTTATgaagacaacaacaacatactccaTGTAATCCTACAAGTGGGTCTAGAGAGGATGGTTTGTACTTTGTACACAACCTTACCCTAAATTGTGATGATACTGAAGCAGGGGTTGACGAGTTAGTTATTTTTCTCCCAATATTCTGAGTTTCAATGTTTTCTTTTGCAGGAAGGAAGTATCAGCAGTATATTCCAAAATTTTACGAGAGCAGCAAAATGCATACCACCTTTAAAAATTTGAACTATTTGAATATCCTGTATGTATCCTATTTGAGAAAGATCAGGAGGGTTAGGATCTCGGATCCATCCACTCAGAAACTCTAAATTTTTATGTCACCCTAGTTCGTCCTTTCCTACTTACGAGTGTAGCTTAATCTTTTCTCTTTGTGAATAACCGAGAAAATCCCAAGGGCATACTGGAGCACAGTTTgaactcggtggataatggaCTGCCCCTCCACCCTTCTCCTATCCTACTCAAAGAGTTAAATCTAAATGAGTTAGGATACTATAATGTAAACTAACTAGATGCAGTTATCATGTAGTCGTGTTTTCTGTTATTTACCTGACAAGAAGACATCCTTGTATTCTTCATCGTCATAGACAAATTGTGGTGGATCTGGAGAGCCAACCCCTACTATTGTGCTTCCGCTGCATTTTCATTTTAGGAATTAGCAACAGTCTCAATCTAAAGACAAAGTGCAGGAATAAGACGTTTAACTTTCTATCCTATCAGAGTAGAAAAAACAATTTTAAGTTAGTGAGAACTTTCAAAAATGAATATCATTTCCCACTCAATTGCTTATCACTCATACTCATAACTTTTAACCATTCAGCCTAACTATTGAGTTCAGTACTcgaaaatatttcataaaaagaTCCAGTATACGGATCTCATAAAAGCCCCTTGCTTGGTATGATGTTCAATCTACAAGCATAACACAATTAATTTCAGTTTCTCCTATTGGCCAACATGCCTATTACAAATTGACTCATCCATCTGCTTGAAAAGCTTTTAATTACAAGCTTAAGGGGTTAGAACTACAACAATTTAGAAAAGAGAAAGCAAGAATATAAACCAGACTAAGGTAAAAAACATACCTTCCAGACATGAAGACTGCATCATATTGTCCTCGGCCTGCAGCAATTACTCGCTGTTTTAACCTTTTAAGAGATGGAAGAACTTCAAAGGCAGGAGGTTCTGCAAGAAATATTATCAATGTCAAATGAGCGTAATCCTGAGAAAAAAAGATCTTCAAAAAGCAAGATCCACTCTGCTGATTTCCGGATGGATGCATAGTTAAGTACTACATTTGACCAATAATTGATTCCCAAGTCACATATGCAGACTCGATGACTTATGATGAAAAATAGACACTATTTTCCCAAAAAGGTAAGCATGAAAGGAAAGAACTGCTAAAAATAAGAGCAATCTACTTCATGTTTACTTCTCCTGCACAACATACAACTGAAAAGCAGACTCCTAGAAAAGGATATCAAATATGTTTCACAAGTGTGTTTGAAAgcaatactccctccatttcaatttgtttttctggttttgacttgacacaggGTTTAAGAAAGTAAGGAAGACTAttgaatacaacaacaacaacccagtgaaatcccacaacgtggggtctggggagggtaaattgtacgcagaccttactcctaccaaggtaggacggttgtttccggGAGACCATCGgctcaataaagcataaaaagacgttagataaggctaagaagtgaAGAGGTCAATaaattcaaagcgatatgaTAAAGACAAATAATGGGGGcgctacaaataaaatagagtaatcaaaaggAAGACTATTGAATGGTAAAAATATGTGGAATGTACCAAatgtcctttaatcttgtggtcttaaatatgtcatgcggaaagttgaaattgaagagttgccaaaaaaggaaagagacattctttttttaaacggactaaaaaggaaagtaagacaaacaaattgaaatttaGGAAGTATATCATTACAAGGTGAGAAGTTTTTAGATTCATGTTGCATGATTGCAATCAATTAAGTGAAGTTCTCATTTTCACACGCTGTATAAGGAGAGAAGCTCAAGTAGATAAAGAAAGATAAGTCCTTGACTCAGAGAAACTAGGGGAATGAAGAAAGTGCGCTTTCAAAGTTGCATTGCTAAGTTACTGATCAGCACCAAGAATATGCAGTTGGAAGGAAATTAGTGTTGGCATTGGCATTTATTCATTAGCATAGCCACCTTACATATCTGCACTGGACTAACCAACTACAAGAATGGTCCTTCTCAAGAAAGTTTTCCTATTCGTTGAACTATGTCACTAGGAAAGTTACTTTAATGCAAATGAATTTAGAAATACAcatataccaaaaaaaaaaaaaaagagaagatacACATGTGTTTGAACAAATGTTAAGGTGTCTAATCTTCATCTCATACCTAAATCATTGACACACACATCTTGAGATATTCCACTAGTAGAGATTTTCTCCAGCAAGCTCAAGGGATCAAACTTACTGGACAGATCCAACTGAAAACGCTGTCAAACCAAATTTCTCTTAGACTTCGATAACCAAAATCACATATTTTCATCCTAAACTTGTTCATTAACTTCATTTTGTATCACCTTGTAAACTTCAGCAGTAGAACATTCTTGTTGAGGCTTTATGAGAACCATTGGAATGTCAAATGGTATGGGTGATGGGATATCTTGAACAACCTGATCAAACAAATACATATGtccataaatttgaatttataagAGACAAGATCAGAAGTAATAACTTCTAGCAATTTACAAGCCATTTCTCATGCATTGACCACTGCTGCAGCTCACATGTAAAAATGGAATAATGGAAGGCCTCGACAAGATAGCTGAAGATAGAAAGTCAGTTCCAAAAGATTTTGAGAATTCCTTCCTCAACATCATTTTGCAAATTTCAATTTTCCCATCCAATTTGAATTTGTGGTTTCCATGCAGAATCTCAGGCCATTAACTGTCAAATCTACAACCTGTTGAGTGACTATCACACTACTCGTTAACAGTAATTATGTAACATACGCTGATATCTTCATTTTGCATGccagtttttttaattttgagaaGCACAAGATGATTTGACCTTACTTTTCTGAATAAACTACACTTGTACCTCTCGCCAATCAAATAATAAACATGCTTTCAAAGTCGAAATTATACTTGTCATGTGAAAGGATGGATTTGCAAAAGAAATTCTAAGATCTCTTACTAATTTCAAATGTGGGTGGAAAGTGGTGGTTCAAGGAAAAAAATTCCAAAGCAGTCTTGAACAAGAAGTAACGGAAGTACAAGAAACAACagataataacaaaaacaataaatacTAACAGAACAGCAACTACACAAAATAATACGATAATCGAGGTACAAGAACAATAGATAACGAGGTACAAGAAACAAAATGCTAGTcacttttcaaaaaatttctttGTCAATGATAACGAATTTTAAATCTTGCTAACCATACAGGTTAGTAAGAGTCAGATGACCTCAACCCTTTAATCTGCCTCACCACAGTTGAACTACAGCTTTCCACCCAACCTCTTTTTCCCCCCTCCTTCTGGGGTAAAGTTAAAGCTTTCCACACAACTGATCAGAGACTGATTAACAGCACTAGAGACCCAAGGAGATGCAAGGAAAAATACAAAATCTCATACACAATTGGAAGGAATATGAAATTTGGAAGCAATTGCTAGGCAAAAGCATACCTCACCCCTACCCGTACAGTAGGCTGCTCCAtgagagaagaagaaaggaaTATCAGAACCAATCTCACCAGACCACTCTTGTAGCTCCTTTTCAGTGGCAACACAACCACTGAATTGATTTGCTGCCCACAGAGTTGTTGCAGCATTACTGCTCCCACCACCAAGACCAGCTCCAGTAGGCACCTTCTTATCGAGATGAATCTGGCCAGAGAAATAGTTAATAAAGTTGAACAAGTTGCAGTATACCCAAAAGCTATTCCAAACTGATTAACTAGCTATCAATTTAAAGATTTTACCCAAAAGTAATTGTCTGTTCCAGTCTTTCTCCTATAAAGATTGAGGGCCTTTATAATCTACAAAGAGAGTGGCAAAATCATCAATATACCAATCAGATCATCAAAATTGATGAGTATGAGGATAACCATATTAGCTTCTTCCTTTACCAGATTTCTCTCATCGAGTGGAACTCCAGCAACATTAGTAGATAAACGATCCTTTGACTTTGATGGTGACAGCGAGAACTTTATTTTATCTCCTAGACTAATTACCTGAAGGAACAAAAGGGTTCATCATTTCATAACCTATAATACACTTAATATTTCATTCTTCCAGAACTTCATCAGTAAATACCACAGTAACAGGAACTTGCAATATACTCcctttgtttcaatttgtttgtcttactttcctttttagttcgtttttttaaaataaaagtctATTTCCTTTTTTCGGCAACTCTTTAATCTAATTTTCCACATGACATGTGTAAGCCCCCAAGATTAAAatacattttggtacattctacatatctttagtttatgaccacaagattcaaaaatcatctttactttcttaaaccccatgtcaagtcaaaaactgacaaacaaattgaaatggagggagtagtaATATAGCATAATTCCAATGGGATTCTTTCAAGCATTACCATATTCTGATTTCTCACTAGGCAAAAAATCCGAAGCACAATTGAACACTTACATGAAAGAGAGATGCCAAATCATGATATCCGTCGTCCCTCTTATCTGTTATTCTCAAGAAAACATTTATCTGCAGCACAAAAGGACAGCAGAtttgccaaaagaaaagaaagaataaggGTAAAATTCACAAAGGAGTTTTGATACTTAAAGAATTTAACTTGATTAACTTACCTTGCAAGGAGAAAAAAGAGTGAGTCTTGAAAGCCCAGCCCCCCTATCCACTTCATCAGCTAATTTATTAAACTTCTCTTCAGGGTTGTATGTTATCTAAGCAACCCCACAACAAAATTCAGTCAAAGCTCAAAACTTTTTACACAATTACATCCCAAAGGAacaataaaacaagaaaatcaaattcaaaCCAGCAGAGaataaaattcacaaaaaaagCCAAACTATGACAAAATGTAGAGTTATATGTTAATCTAAGAACCCCCACAACAAAATTCAGTCAAAGCTCAACATTTTTTACACAACTACAGCTCAAAAGAacaataaaacaagaaaatcaaattcaaaCCAGCAGAGCataaaattcagaaaaaaagccaaattatgaccaaaaaaagTAGAGTTGTATGTTACCTAAGAACCGTACAACAAAATTCAGTCAAAGTTCAAAACTTTTTACACAATTACAGCTCAAAAGAacaataaaacaagaaaatcaaattcaaaCCAGCAGAAaacaaaaaatcacaaaaaaaaacaaactattGACCAAAAAGATAAATAGCGTTACCTCTACTTGTTTTCTGCTAGTTCTTGAATCTGAAGCCTTCACAATAACAAAATTGCTTCTTCTAAACTGAGAATTCTTATGAAAATAGGATGACCCATGTGGCCTATTTGACCAAGATTGATAAAAACAGCTCTTTTTAACAGTACCAATTTGGGGTTTGACATTACAAGAACTGTAAAGCTGATAACTACAAAGAATATTACAGGAAGACATGGCTACAGTGTTTCCACTATGctattttttcttcacaaattTAAGTGAAATAAAAAGCAAAATTTTGAACAATATGATTCAATTCTTCAAACCCATAAATACAATTCAAAAAGTTTCAATCTTTTTTAGTGTGGTTAGAGGAACTAACCAAAGGGTATCTGTACCTTAGTTATTTTTGTCAGTTTTCACTTTTCAGGTAGGTTAAGTACACACCACAGGACAAATAAGGGGAAAGAACGATTTCAGAAATGTGTTTCAcagaatttttctttctttctttgtagtTCTTCTTTATTCAATGCTCTTTTGAATAAGACTAATGGAATATATAGAgaaaaatgaagttggaaagtAATTTCTTGATTATGGTTGTTCAATTATACCTAGAAAATATATAGGTAAATAATAGAAAACCTTCCAATAATCCTTTATCATATACTtttatatttactattttttgtttagaaaatatttataaaaataataggagTAATTCTTATGTCCAGTCAAACTACCTCAGAAATTTAGTTTTATAGCTctttacaattattttttttagttttatgtcctctttataaaagatatttatttttacacctaaaaaatctacatTTTAGTACATAAAAAATCTTGAAAGAGcattttcttctatttcatTTGAAGTGTCACAACAGATCTTTCCTAAAAAATAATTGTTaattaataaatacaaatatttgCGATTTTTTTGCCAACATTcaatatcatatatatcatatattttataagtataataatcattaaatatttgattattagaagtatcaatatattattttaaaataatacacAAGTACCTCTTCAACTATAATCGAAATTGGTAGGACACATCTAAATTAAACTAAGGTCATATTACCctcctaaattattttaaagtgtaataaaCACACCATAAAACCTATATAACCACTCACATGAAGTGGGGTGTTTTACACTCGCCTCCACGTCAGATCTAAAAAAAAATCGTTcgatcaaaaaaaaaattaaaatctcgTTAgatctataaaaaaattaaaatctcgttagatcttaaaaaaaataaaaattaattttttttaaaaaaaaagaattaaatttaaattatactcACCATATATTGACTAAAATAAATCTCtaatatgcaaaaaaaaaattgaatttcatgttaagtgtttgagtaaaaaagaaaaagaaaaattttgccgatattatacaaattgataaaatatctaaaaaaagaTCACCGGCAATTTAAGTATATtgtgaaaaataattatatttctaaaaatgataaaattgggttttatttcataatgaaaaaaaaataattaaaaaggtaTCAACTTAAGTTTTAATGTTAACTActtatgtgtattaattaataatgaaaatatccAATTGAAAATGGACATATGTCCAAATTAGTCAAATTTTATACTTTTTATCATATCTCACTTGTCTCAAAGAGAGTGAATATACTCTATGTGCCACCTAAGCACTGAAGGGTGTGTTTATTAAtaggggtgtgcaaaaatcgaaccgaaaaaatattattgggttATTGCTAATGAGTTATTGGGTTTACAGATTTTTAATgggtttataaaaaaaaaaatcgggTTAACGGTTCGGTTTCAATTTTTCTTATTGGGTTATTAGGTAAACCGATAACCCAATAAGAACccttcataaatattaaatatcaataattaataattaacctAACAAATATCACTACTTTAGTACTTTATAGTTTACCTCTTAGACTTTACTACTTATTCACTGTTTGTTGTTGCCATATATTTTTGGGAGGAATAATTGTATTTCACTATTGTTCTTTAAGGTGTTGAATAAGTCACTCGTGTCTTACCTCAGGTCGTTTGTCTATGTTTCCTAGGAGAGTTTGTGGCATGTAGTAGTATTGAGCAGATACGGTAATAGTTTAATAGAAATATGATGATTGATGACAGAAGAgacttattatattttgttcACTTCGTGTTGATTTAGTTGTCATCTTACAATGTTCATGTGGGGTGGTGTCATGTATTCATATCTGTCCAAATTGATATGTTCAtcatttttacaattttttatCTGTCCATTGAATTTGAGAACGAATAAACAAATATTGAAAACGTAAGAAAGTGAGTTCAATCTAATTTTCAAAAACATTCTGTCATTAAATGTAAATGGTATAGTAATAGTCAATTAAACTGGTGGTTGTCTTTTTCTTTCAAGCTTTCTGATTATCTTGGTTAGGAACTTGGTCAaaattttgttgaatatttGGTGGATCTGCCAACTTTTCAAGTTGTCTTGTTGGACTACTTTGGTTTTTGTTTTACTTTATAATTGTAACTTTTGCAAGTTTGTAAACATGTATAATTTGATTAACATCAGATATGTAGCATTGCGCCAAATTGTTAGAGAAGTAAGAAgtcatgtatttattttatgaccattttattATTGGGTAAACCAAAAATCAAATCGTTAATGatcaaaaatcgataaaaaatatcttattggtttagcatatttaaaaatcgaaaatcgataaaccgaatcgataatatataaaatcaaatcgaaccgaccggtgcacacccctatttattacactttaaaataattcaggGGGTAATAGGACCTTACTTTAATTTAGGTATGTCCTAGCGATTTCGATTATAATTGAGGGGTACTTGTGTATTATCcctattattttcttattactTGATACTACGATCGTTGCACACGCAAGCTAAGTGCAAACTAATGAATAGTGGATGAAATTGTATTCCATATATAATTGTtaagcaattttttttaataaggatGGTGTCCGAGACAATTTGCTACACCTCAACTACCTCATTGTATACAAATTGGGAAACCTTCCCTTTTCAATTACCTAAGTCGAGGAGCCTATGTGGAACAAACTATAAAAGAGCATCATTACCACAATGCAGGTTCCCGTTAATCAAAGGGAGGAAGAATGAGACCATAATTTTGAAATTGCCCCCAACCGTGACATAAATGAACCCAATTGGGAAacctttctttttcaatttcaaaagtAGAGGAGCCTAGAGGGAAGAAACTGTAAAAGAGCACAACCACGATTCAAGTCCTAATAGGACCGTGAATCAAAGGGAGGGAAGAATGAGACCATAATTTTGAAGTCGCCTCCAACCGAGACCTAGATGGCAACCAAACCGAGTAGATCATAATTGAGAAAACCCTCTCTCAAACACAATGAAAGAAGAGATGAAACTAATTCTAACTAGAAGTAAATTTATTATCAACAGCAAATGTGTCATAACATTTTGAGAACATCATTTACAGAAGTCCCTTATACACCTTTGAAGAACAACTTCCATCCCATATTACAACATATTGTAAACAACACGTCCACTCCATCTAGGAAAACTCAAAGATCTAACACTCAACATAACCCTTGAAACTAGGCaaaatccaagatgctggaaagaaaattttaataattaaaagcgCCAAGCAGGGTAATTtgcttcattgttctcttcataGGGTGTTGTTGAGCTACTTCCTCCTCCCCTCTCAGCATAATTGCCAGTGTTTTGGTTGGACGAGCGAAAAggccacaaaaatgaaaaaggatTCCTCCTCCCCTGGTTCTGACTGCTATTCTCCCTGCTACTACTGTTGCTGCCACTGCTGACATTTCCAGTTCCGGAACTCCAGTTGACCGGGGCACTCCCGGAAGCTCGTGAAGGCAGCTCAAGACGGCAAACAGGGCACGAGTTGTGCCTAACCAACCATGGTATGATACAATCTGAATGGTAAAGATGCTTACATGGCATTTGCCTTGCTTCAGAACCCAATTCAAAGTTATCTTGACAAACTGAGCACTGAGAATCAGTGTTGAGGTGCCTTTGAGTGATTCTGACAGTAGGCAAAGCATCTATTGCAGAGCGAGGTGCCGGGGGAGGCCCCTGCCTATCATTCATACTGAGCTGCTCAATTAACTGTTGCAGCCCAGGCCCCATcaaatcatcaaaattaggtCGCCGATGTCCCATTCCCGGACTTCCATTGGAGAAAAAGTACTCAAATGCATCATTTTCGGTCATACTAACAGGAGTTTGGCCATGAAATATCAACCATGGACCAGAACCAAAACCCCTCCCACTTCCGGGAACAATGCCAGATCTTGTCCTAATGTCAAAGTTAGGATTTCTTCCTGCCATTCTCTGCCTCATGAACGCAGAAAGGGCATCCATTATACCAAATCTAGGGTCCGGGAAAGGATCCATCAATCCAAAATGAGGATCATCCTCAATATTAGATCTAGTACCTACCATGTCATCGAGCTCTTCAACGAAACCTCCGCCACAATTTGAGCAAAGACAAGTAGCTCCTCGAGGCCGAATTGGCTGTCTGCATCTGTGGCACCAGTGTGTATAGCTCCCACTCGACATTCCTAATAAGCAATTTCTTGAACAAATCCTGAAACTTTTAGACCAAGCTGCAGACCATCCTGCACCCACAGACTAACTGTTCAACTAATAGAGATTACTACCACTTTCATTTAAATGAAATAAGACAATGTTTTCAGATAAATTATCAGGTAGTGCTTAAAAGTGACGTCATGCGTCAATCATATTCACCAAAACACATGTCATATTAGACCTTCCAACTCTTAAATTCCCTTCCCCACTTTTTGCCATTTTTagaagaactctcttttttgtTTCCTTTAGGGACTGGTAACCCACCCCTCCCCTTCTCCCCCTCCCTCTCccaatgaaaagaaaaaactcCCCCTCCCTAGAGATCTCTTGGGAGAATCAATGACTATATGAAGTCAAGTACACCTGAGATTCAATAAGAAAATTGTAAATGGTGGATTCTTCACATTTACCAATGGTTATTCAAATTTCCGACCTCTTGGTTGGAAGTGGTCTACTACTGTCATCAAGAAAGtgttttttcttcctttctaaAATCCTTCTCTATGTTTTATTAAAAAGGGAAAACCACAAATTGGAGCATACCTCTTCCAAAGCTATACAACAACACAACAAGATACCTAGTGTAATACCCATTCAGGGGAGGGTAGAGTGCACACAGACCTTACCCTACCTCATAGAGATAGAGAGGTCTCTTCCAAAGCTATAGTGACATGCAAATACACTTCATCCCAGTTATACTATGAAGAACTCCAAAACCACTTCACTAACATTGTACTTTCATCTACATCCAAATAAACTTCATCCCACTTTTACTTTGAAGAACTCTCAAAAACCCATTTATTAATTTCACTAACATTTCCAGGTCGGCTCAACAGTATAGTTGCTCCTTTGGATAAATTCAAGGAGAAGGCAGCATACTGTATACTCCTTTTTCTCCTTTTCCCCCACACTAGAAGGGGATCACCCTTCTTCATACTCGGGGTAAAACCCCCTTCTTTTTCGTAACAAATGGTATCCTAGCCAGCTTGTGCCTACCTCGACTATCCCACAAGGTACCAACTACATCCTACCAACACAGGTACCAAATAACTTTACATGAATAAGACCATCAAAATATACAGTAATTGACCAGATAACCAACTCAAAAACTACCCTCTTATGATCTCCAATCCACAAGATCATACAAATTACTCATCAAGATAGCTCCTTTACACTTTATCAAAGAACATAATATACATAGAACACAAaatcttgaagaaaaaaaaagaaccccATACAGAAACACATATAGATATATACAAATGACAAATTTGAAATGAAACCCATGAATTATGTAAActaaaaactttaaaatttgaaaaaaaaaattaaaaaaattgggaTTTGGGTCTTACCAAGAAGATGATTGTGTGTAGAGAGAGTGAAGTGAGAGAGAAAATGAATGCACCCTAATAGAAAGAAAGGAGACAAAAAGGGGAATGAGATAAAATGTGCCGTTCTACAGTGACATGAACTAAAATGCACCTGCTGTGCACTTTTATATAATGTTTTCTCACCAACTACATGCCAAAAAATGGTGATTGgaaaagttaattaaaaaattcaatcattttcattaagaaaatattattacaCTTTGGTCCCATAAGTTTGTCTTTATTCCACTTTGAAGTGAAAAGAGTTCAAACTACCACGGAAATCGCTTTtgcttctttttccttttgctACTAAAATGTTCCAGTTTATCAAATTATCTCTTATCTGTCCATGAATTCAATCAAGTTCAAAAAGTTGTCATATTCAAAAATTTCTGAGACTATATTTATCTTCAAATTCTTAAAGTATTTCCTCGATTACTATGTCATTCCTCGTCTCTGAATGTCTAGGTATTCACCATAATCCTTTCCTCATTTGAACGTGTTCATGGTATGATTTGGAAAATTTTCCATTCGATAGTTTAGatatttagttttttaaaattctttatcATTTACCATATCGAGTTAGTATGGTATGGGTCGGTTTTGATTTGTATGGCAACATAAATTGGTACACGATTTTTTTCTACTTTGACTTACATGTAATGAAGACTTAATGAAAAATTAGGTAAAGTTGGGGAACTCTCATTCTTGAAAAGACTAAAAATTGCTTAGTATTGGCCGGAATGACACACATATTTATATGACTATATGTAATTAAGTATTTAgtttatatttagtaataaaGTCAAGAAACTTTTAATCtgtatgaaaattttaagattttagGCATTTATTAGTTTATATTCTGATTAAGTAAATTACACTTTGGTACCATAAGTTAATTTTTATTCCACTTTGAAATGAAAAGACTT
This window encodes:
- the LOC129887646 gene encoding 4-diphosphocytidyl-2-C-methyl-D-erythritol kinase, chloroplastic/chromoplastic, whose protein sequence is MSSCNILCSYQLYSSCNVKPQIGTVKKSCFYQSWSNRPHGSSYFHKNSQFRRSNFVIVKASDSRTSRKQVEITYNPEEKFNKLADEVDRGAGLSRLTLFSPCKINVFLRITDKRDDGYHDLASLFHVISLGDKIKFSLSPSKSKDRLSTNVAGVPLDERNLIIKALNLYRRKTGTDNYFWIHLDKKVPTGAGLGGGSSNAATTLWAANQFSGCVATEKELQEWSGEIGSDIPFFFSHGAAYCTGRGEVVQDIPSPIPFDIPMVLIKPQQECSTAEVYKRFQLDLSSKFDPLSLLEKISTSGISQDVCVNDLEPPAFEVLPSLKRLKQRVIAAGRGQYDAVFMSGSGSTIVGVGSPDPPQFVYDDEEYKDVFLSEASFITRPANQWYVEPVSSSNIGDQPEFPTSFDKS
- the LOC129887648 gene encoding probable E3 ubiquitin-protein ligase RHC1A; its protein translation is MSSGSYTHWCHRCRQPIRPRGATCLCSNCGGGFVEELDDMVGTRSNIEDDPHFGLMDPFPDPRFGIMDALSAFMRQRMAGRNPNFDIRTRSGIVPGSGRGFGSGPWLIFHGQTPVSMTENDAFEYFFSNGSPGMGHRRPNFDDLMGPGLQQLIEQLSMNDRQGPPPAPRSAIDALPTVRITQRHLNTDSQCSVCQDNFELGSEARQMPCKHLYHSDCIIPWLVRHNSCPVCRLELPSRASGSAPVNWSSGTGNVSSGSNSSSRENSSQNQGRRNPFSFLWPFRSSNQNTGNYAERGGGSSSTTPYEENNEANYPAWRF